The Hymenobacter sp. DG25A nucleotide sequence CGGTTGGGGTGCCACGGTTAATACCAGGGGCGTCCGGAGCATCATGCGGGTTTCTTCCTGCTGCAGCGCCCGGAAATGCTTGGGCAGCGCTCCGGCCTCCTGATTAAAGAGCAGGTCGTGCAGAAATTTTTGCTCGGCTTCGGGATCCTTCAGCCCAAAATTCTCTTTGAGATAAGAGAAATAAGAGAGCTTATTAAAGAGCGTACTGGCGTCGTTGGTGGTTAAGGCTTGTTCAATTCTGACATGGTAGGGCGCTAATTCCTGATTGCAGAGCACCATGAGCTTTTGCTCCATTTGCACCAGGTCCCAATAGCTCTTGCTGAAGTAAGCCATGTTCTTCAGCTCGGGTAGCGTCACATAATACTCATTGGCCCGGGCGGGGTCCAGTACGCGCAGCTTGTCGCCTTTTACTTTATCTACCACTACATAGTGCAGCCCATCCTCGTGCACAATGGGCATAATAAACGGCAGCAGTTCCTGCCAGGCCGCGGGCGTAGCTTGCAGATAATGCACATCCAGCACCCGCAAACGAGTGGTAAACTCATGCTGCTGCAGGAAATTCTGTAAGTCGGTCAGGCTAGACCCCTGTTCATCTAAAAAGATGTTCTGCTGGATATACTTTCGACTAATATCCTGATCGAAAATATTGAAGATGGTTTTTACCGCGCTTACACCACAATCATTGTTTTTTAGCTGACAGTCCACCATATAATTCAGGATAAGAATGGATAGTATGTCGCAATTGGCTTCCGCGTCTTCCCAGAGGATTTTGCTAGGTAGCTTCCGCCATTGCAGCCGCGCTTTCAACGGCCAGGGCGTGCTGCCACGTGCTTAATAGCTCCTGGCCAGAGGCATAGCGCGCGGCCGGGTCTTTCTCCAGCGCGCGCAACAAAACCTGCTCGTGCGGCACGGAGGCGCTGAAATGCTGGCTGAAATCATAGCTGGCAATGGAGGCGGCGCGCTCCAGCCAGGTTTCGCCCGTAAAGGGCAGCCCCGTGTGATAGAGCTTGAAAATCACGAGGGCAATCTGGTACACTTCCGCCCGGAAGTCGGCGGCCTGCTTACTGAACTTGTAATTGTGATACCGGATGCGCTCCGGAGGCATATAAGTAGGTACGCCCCCACCACAGATGCACTGCTCCCGATCAGAAACGCCCACCCGATACGAAAAACCAAAGTCAATCATGGTGGCGCGGTCCTTATTCACCATAAAGTTGCGGGCGTGAATGTCGCCGTGCACAATACCGTGGGTATGGAGATGTGCCAATGCCGCCAGAATCTGCGTAGCCAATAGCGTTTTATCAGCCTCCTGAATGCTGCCGCTCCGCACTGCCTCCGACAATGATTCTCCCGGCAGATATTCAAGAACAGCGTAGTGATATGGCTGAGTATGATAGGCATGCAGTGCGCAGATGCTTGGGTGCGCCGGCAAGGAACGCATGATATCAAACTCTTGCCGGAACTCTTCAAAGGCGTCATCCAGCCGGGTATTGCGGCGGATGCTCTCCGGTTTATGGGAAAACATTTTCAGCACCACCGCCTGACCGGATTCTTCATCGGTGGCGCGGTAGAGCTGCAC carries:
- a CDS encoding serine/threonine-protein kinase, which encodes MIDQRFYLSQGVSVLEHEEEFYIETFKHEYKINRTIATFIGLLDKPKTAQELVSGLQALIEGASTAVVEPLVAKFLKDLHRLEVVRKEGEAEITPLPPAYEAGAHLGQYLITDLLMQHNKVQLYRATDEESGQAVVLKMFSHKPESIRRNTRLDDAFEEFRQEFDIMRSLPAHPSICALHAYHTQPYHYAVLEYLPGESLSEAVRSGSIQEADKTLLATQILAALAHLHTHGIVHGDIHARNFMVNKDRATMIDFGFSYRVGVSDREQCICGGGVPTYMPPERIRYHNYKFSKQAADFRAEVYQIALVIFKLYHTGLPFTGETWLERAASIASYDFSQHFSASVPHEQVLLRALEKDPAARYASGQELLSTWQHALAVESAAAMAEAT